A stretch of the Rosa rugosa chromosome 5, drRosRugo1.1, whole genome shotgun sequence genome encodes the following:
- the LOC133708072 gene encoding uncharacterized mitochondrial protein AtMg00810-like: protein MVVSVYVDDLIFIGNSLEMLNEFKLSMMKEFEMTDLGELHHFLGIEVQQSKEGIFMSQESYAKEVVMKFKMEHANPVVTPCITCLKLSKNGEGKSVNSTMFRSLVDNLMYLIATRPDIMYAVSLVSRFMEKPYANHWEAAKRFLRYVIGTIDYGIFYQANVPVNLVGYTDSDLAGSIDDNKSTSGYVFSLRSGAISWSSKKQPIVALSTTEAEYIAGAYAGCQVLWLRGVMESLQHNQSTPTTLFCNNSSTISVAKDPVLHGRTKHIRMRYHFVRELVNRGVIEVKYCKTDDQMADVFTKALGGQVFKEDVARLGVKRKFGLREALLEN, encoded by the coding sequence ATGGTTGTAagtgtttatgttgatgatcttATTTTTATTGGAAATAGCTTGGAGATGTTGAATGAATTTAAGCTCTCTATGATGAAGGAATTTGAGATGACAGATTTGGGAGAACTACATCACTTTCTTGGAATTGAAGTTCAACAATCCAAGGAAGGTATTTTTATGTCCCAGGAGAGCTATGCAAAAGAGGTTGTTATGAAATTCAAGATGGAGCATGCTAATCCAGTAGTAACACCATGCATTACATGCTTAAAGCTAAGCAAAAATGGTGAAGGAAAATCTGTGAACTCCACAATGTTTCGGAGTTTGGTGGATAATTTGATGTACTTAATAGCGACAAGGCCGGATATCATGTATGCAGTGAGTTTGGTGAGCAGATTCATGGAGAAACCATATGCTAATCATTGGGAGGCTGCAAAAAGATTTTTGCGTTATGTTATTGGAACCATTGACTATGGTATTTTCTATCAAGCAAATGTTCCAGTGAATCTTGTTGGCTATACTGACAGCGATTTAGCCGGAAGTATTGATGACAACAAAAGTACTTCAGGTTATGTTTTTAGTCTTAGAAGTGGTGCAATTTCATGGAGTTCGAAGAAACAACCTATTGTTGCTCTCTCTACAACCGAAGCAGAATATATTGCTGGTGCTTATGCAGGATGTCAAGTTCTTTGGCTGAGAGGTGTTATGGAAAGTTTGCAGCATAACCAAAGCACTCCAACAACTTTGTTTTGCAACAATAGTTCCACAATTTCGGTAGCAAAAGATCCAGTTCTTCATGGGAGGACAAAGCACATTCGTATGCGATATCATTTTGTAAGGGAGCTGGTGAATAGAGGAGTTATTGAAGTGAAGTATTGCAAGACCGATGATCAGATGGCTGATGTTTTTACAAAGGCTCTTGGTGGACAGGTCTTCAAGGAAGATGTTGCAAGGTTGGGTGTCAAAAGAAAGTTTGGTTTACGGGAGGCTTTGTTGGAAAATTAA
- the LOC133711645 gene encoding uncharacterized protein LOC133711645 produces the protein MELHAIDDKLALTLFDQTSIFSFVLLLRQKLTSHSSFSASDHNPPPHLRSPATITTRPSSSSSFSASDQLLCSKTVKRINLFVLHLRPQPSSSSSFSGYNHNPTRLVLLLFRLGPAPLLEDGEENQRSRSTFWRKFELFVIALWAALELSGHSCSELSGHSPYLRRLRTVLSSHEGFCSQGFDVTVLENDSLDDVGIHGYWYPYRNIFSLVDELEIKPFTNWTKFAQYSAEGLEVEFPVFRDLPQLPTPLGTLYYSQFVQFPLVDRLTSLPLTAAVIDFDNTDTAWRKYDSIISRELFTQFGCSQKLYQKVLAPLLQVGLFAPAEQCSAAATLGLLSYILAYQKDFDLVLCRGTTREKIFKPWMESMTTKGCKFEKGLSVTDLLFNEETGCISEVVCGKEMYSADAVVLAVGISTLHKLNENSAVLCTREEFVKVSNLATIDVLSIKLWVDRKLV, from the exons ATGGAGTTGCATGCTATTGATGACAAG CTAGCCCTAACACTATTCGACCAAACCTCCATTTTCTCCTTCGTTCTCCTCCTCCGACAAAAACTGACCTCGCATTCTTCGTTCTCCGCCTCCGACCATAACCCTCCTCCTCATCTCCGTTCTCCGGCTACAATCACAACCCGAccctcctcgtcctcctccttttcCGCCTCGGACCAGCTCCTCTGCTCGAAGACGGTGAAGAGAATCAACCTCTTCGTTCTCCACCTCCGACCACAACCCTCCTCCTCGTCTTCATTCTCCGGCTACAATCACAACCCGACCCGcctcgtcctcctccttttcCGCCTCGGACCAGCTCCTCTTCTCGAAGACGGTGAAGAGAATCAGAGATCGAGGTCGACCTTttggagaaaatttgagcttttTGTCATAG CTTTGTGGGCTGCATTAGAGCTTTCTGGGCATTCATGTTCTGAGCTTTCTGGGCATTCTCCATATCTG AGGAGGCTTCGAACTGTGTTATCTAGTCATGAAGGTTTCTGTAGCCAGGGCTTTGATGTTACTGTACTTGAAAATGATAGTCTTGATGATGTGGGTATCCATG GTTATTGGTATCCCTACAGGAATATATTCAGCCTTGTTGATGAGCTAGAGATTAAACCCTTCACTAACTGGACTAAGTTTGCGCAATATTCAGCTGAGGGATTGGAG GTTGAATTTCCGGTATTTCGAGACCTTCCTCAGTTGCCAACTCCATTAGGAACCTTGTACTATTCACAG TTTGTTCAGTTTCCGTTGGTTGATAGATTAACTTCACTTCCTTTAACGGCTGCAG TAATCGACTTTGACAATACTGATACTGCCTGGAGAAAATATGACTCAA TTATTTCAAGGGAGCTCTTTACGCAGTTTGGCTGCTCACAAAAGCTTTATCAGAAAGTCCTAGCACCATTGCTTCAAGTGGGTCTGTTTGCACCAGCAGAACAATGTAGTGCTGCTGCTACTCTGGGCTTGCTATCCTACATCCTTGCTTACCAG aaaGATTTTGATCTAGTGTTGTGTCGTGGAACAACTAGGGAAAAGATCTTTAAGCCGTGGATGGAGTCTATGACAACCAAAGGTTGCAAGTTTGAGAAAGGTCTAAGTGTAACAGACCTTTTGTTTAATGAGGAAACTGGCTGTATTTCTGAAGTAGTTTGTGGCAAAGAAATGTATAGTGCTGACGCAGTTGTCCTAGCTGTTGGAATCTCCACGCTTCATAAACTTAATGAAAATAG TGCAGTGTTGTGCACGAGGGAGGAATTTGTCAAGGTCTCGAACCTGGCTACCATCGATGTACTCTCCATTAAGCTCTGGGTCGATAGGAAG CTTGTCTAA